From the genome of Vicia villosa cultivar HV-30 ecotype Madison, WI linkage group LG2, Vvil1.0, whole genome shotgun sequence, one region includes:
- the LOC131648364 gene encoding mediator of RNA polymerase II transcription subunit 15a-like isoform X2 — protein METRGWKSQLHPGSRQRVTSIFREGLNELEKIAQKYEEWVFTHATSQCDYIWTISRKMCTIKDPSRDMANYITLNQVGTTNEME, from the exons ATGGAAACTCGTGGTTGGAAATCTCAATTGCATCCTGGTTCACGCCAAAGAGTTACCAGCATATT TCGAGAGGGATTAAATGAACTTGAGAAGATTGCTCAAAAGTATGAAGAGTGGGTTTTTACTCATGCAACAAGCCAG TGTGATTATATATGGACAATATCTAGGAAGATGTGTACAATAAAGGATCCATCGCGAGATATGGCCAACTATATAACATTGAATCAAGTTGGCACTACTAATGAAATGGAATAG
- the LOC131648364 gene encoding mediator of RNA polymerase II transcription subunit 15a-like isoform X1, producing the protein METRGWKSQLHPGSRQRVTSILIDTLKKHIPISSREGLNELEKIAQKYEEWVFTHATSQCDYIWTISRKMCTIKDPSRDMANYITLNQVGTTNEME; encoded by the exons ATGGAAACTCGTGGTTGGAAATCTCAATTGCATCCTGGTTCACGCCAAAGAGTTACCAGCATATT AATAGACACATTAAAGAAACATATTCCTATTTCTAGTCGAGAGGGATTAAATGAACTTGAGAAGATTGCTCAAAAGTATGAAGAGTGGGTTTTTACTCATGCAACAAGCCAG TGTGATTATATATGGACAATATCTAGGAAGATGTGTACAATAAAGGATCCATCGCGAGATATGGCCAACTATATAACATTGAATCAAGTTGGCACTACTAATGAAATGGAATAG
- the LOC131651481 gene encoding mediator of RNA polymerase II transcription subunit 15a-like: protein MDANNLRSDQGAEPIMDTSDWRGQLKQESRLRIVDKITDTLKKHLPVSGPEGLNELWKIAHRFEERIFTEATSQSDYLRKTRQHIL, encoded by the exons atggatgCTAATAATTTGAGATCTGATCAAGGAGCTGAACCCATTATGGATACTAGTGATTGGAGAGGTCAATTGAAGCAAGAATCACGCCTAAGAATTGTCGACAAAAT AACGGACACATTAAAAAAACATCTTCCCGTTTCTGGTCCAGAGGGATTGAATGAACTTTGGAAGATTGCTCACAGGTTTGAAGAGAGGATTTTTACTGAGGCAACAAGCCAG TCTGATTATCTAAggaaaacacgtcaacatattctttga